A single region of the Nitrosomonas sp. Is79A3 genome encodes:
- a CDS encoding DUF883 family protein — MATTDEFSKEMEQLKKDLNSLRSDIGSLVTSVKDLAGKQSDRVVDLAHDAEKQVRDQTKAAGESVEKYIEERPLTSALVAFGSGFVIGMLLSNKR; from the coding sequence ATGGCAACAACAGATGAATTTAGTAAAGAGATGGAACAGTTAAAAAAGGATTTGAACAGTCTGCGGTCAGACATTGGATCGTTGGTGACTTCAGTGAAGGATTTGGCGGGAAAGCAAAGTGACAGGGTTGTCGATCTGGCTCATGATGCGGAAAAGCAGGTGCGCGACCAGACTAAAGCGGCCGGAGAAAGTGTGGAAAAGTATATCGAAGAACGTCCGCTTACCAGTGCGCTTGTCGCTTTCGGCAGCGGTTTCGTGATCGGTATGCTACTGAGTAATAAACGTTAA
- a CDS encoding phage holin family protein produces MLPKLLAEIVAAEQAKLWRSSVKLAIMMSLLGLAVMAVVVGMVFMLYGLYMSLTEAFPPWQAGVIVGGVVVFFAVILLMVIAQQSRAAPLKSNNPPEQAADDPTAQLGSVIGDIVAKSNVKSSDFVLTALIAGIVLGASPSLRQRILTTLSDMTKSTDK; encoded by the coding sequence GTGTTGCCCAAATTGCTTGCAGAGATAGTCGCTGCGGAACAGGCCAAACTGTGGCGAAGCTCGGTTAAATTAGCCATCATGATGTCGTTGTTGGGATTGGCCGTGATGGCCGTAGTAGTTGGCATGGTTTTTATGCTTTATGGCTTGTACATGTCGTTAACGGAGGCATTTCCACCCTGGCAAGCCGGTGTGATTGTGGGTGGTGTCGTGGTGTTCTTTGCGGTAATCTTGTTAATGGTTATTGCACAACAAAGCCGCGCAGCGCCGCTCAAAAGCAACAATCCCCCCGAACAGGCTGCCGATGATCCCACCGCTCAGTTGGGATCCGTAATCGGCGATATCGTTGCTAAGTCCAATGTTAAAAGCAGTGACTTTGTGCTGACGGCATTGATCGCTGGAATAGTGCTCGGCGCTAGTCCGAGTCTGCGGCAACGGATATTAACTACGCTGTCAGACATGACGAAATCAACCGATAAATAA
- a CDS encoding ketopantoate reductase C-terminal domain-containing protein — translation MPQLLNKPIHILGVGGIGAALGWALVQGGYSVVLIDNHPGKIAQGRKNGITVVGLGTQQIPIEAFDDWVPPDEGFILLCTKTYDNPAVLARLPGDAFLVPIQNGFDPELEQRDHACEGIASFVSECQRDLPVTRITRPGSLHIGARRSITANEQAEIMSLAIALGKAKLFPVELVPDIRPYKATKLMYNAAISPLAAMAGVDNGELLTGQLAKKLFFALLLENYAILQHAKIPLARIGPFHPDTVSLILRTPWLPALMAMFFRPSLRGTYCSMAPDIHAEHARTEIDAYTGHLIRLAGKFSCPLNRATFAFIEKITSEGLKPQYQHLQDLADHLPEGILS, via the coding sequence ATGCCCCAATTGCTCAACAAACCGATTCATATTTTGGGTGTAGGCGGTATTGGCGCAGCGCTTGGATGGGCTTTGGTCCAAGGCGGTTATTCCGTGGTCCTGATTGACAATCATCCCGGCAAAATCGCACAAGGTAGAAAAAACGGGATAACGGTGGTTGGATTGGGAACGCAACAGATACCCATCGAGGCTTTTGATGATTGGGTTCCGCCGGATGAGGGTTTTATTCTACTTTGCACTAAAACTTATGATAATCCAGCGGTACTTGCCCGTTTGCCGGGCGATGCATTCTTGGTACCGATTCAGAATGGTTTTGATCCGGAACTGGAGCAACGCGATCACGCGTGCGAGGGTATTGCTTCTTTTGTATCGGAATGCCAACGCGATCTTCCCGTAACACGAATCACGCGACCGGGTAGCCTGCATATCGGTGCACGCCGATCTATCACTGCCAATGAACAGGCGGAAATAATGTCGCTGGCTATTGCATTGGGAAAAGCCAAGTTGTTTCCTGTCGAACTTGTTCCGGATATCCGGCCTTATAAAGCAACCAAGCTTATGTACAATGCCGCCATCTCACCACTTGCGGCGATGGCGGGTGTGGATAATGGGGAGTTATTGACCGGCCAACTGGCAAAAAAACTCTTTTTTGCCTTGCTTCTTGAAAATTATGCGATTCTCCAACATGCGAAAATTCCGCTTGCGCGTATCGGGCCGTTTCATCCCGATACAGTATCCCTGATTCTACGCACACCCTGGCTACCGGCGCTGATGGCTATGTTTTTCCGTCCATCGTTACGCGGGACGTATTGTTCCATGGCTCCCGATATTCACGCCGAGCATGCTCGCACAGAAATCGATGCTTATACCGGCCATCTCATTCGGCTTGCTGGAAAGTTTTCTTGTCCTTTGAATCGCGCCACGTTTGCGTTCATTGAGAAAATAACCTCTGAAGGTTTGAAACCTCAATATCAACATTTGCAGGATTTGGCAGATCATTTGCCGGAAGGAATTCTATCTTGA
- a CDS encoding NAD-dependent epimerase/dehydratase family protein encodes MILVTGGAGFLGSHLVTQLLDTNESVRVLERPGASVGHLPLDRIELVRADIRDEPSVRKATQDCEYVYHLAADPNLWCRDRREFDKINHLGTVHVMRAALDSGAKRILYTSTESILSSHNAEERFVEKLRLKASDMVGPYCLSKFHAEKEVFRMVREEGAPIIVVSPTLPIGPGDRLQTPPTRLSLAFCRGELPGYLECNFNLIDARDVAAGMILAMKKGRTGIRYLLGGENLRLSDWLNILSEETKQPLPRWKVPYSLALLVGWFSELWADHVSGKIPIATVTGVRLTRRNMFFDSSASSKELGLHPRPIREAARDAIAWYRAQGWL; translated from the coding sequence TTGATTCTGGTCACTGGCGGCGCTGGTTTCCTGGGTTCGCATCTGGTGACGCAGTTACTGGATACGAATGAATCTGTTCGTGTGCTGGAACGGCCAGGCGCTTCTGTCGGCCACTTGCCACTGGATAGAATTGAGCTGGTGAGGGCTGACATTCGGGATGAGCCATCCGTCCGGAAAGCCACACAAGATTGCGAATATGTCTATCACCTTGCTGCCGATCCTAATCTTTGGTGCCGTGACCGCCGGGAATTCGATAAGATTAACCATCTCGGCACCGTCCATGTCATGCGTGCTGCCCTTGACAGTGGTGCTAAGCGGATATTGTACACAAGTACTGAGAGCATCCTGTCATCCCATAATGCGGAAGAACGTTTCGTTGAGAAACTTCGCCTCAAAGCAAGTGATATGGTGGGCCCATACTGCCTGAGCAAGTTTCACGCGGAAAAAGAAGTTTTCCGTATGGTTAGGGAAGAAGGCGCTCCCATTATTGTAGTTAGTCCTACCTTGCCAATAGGTCCCGGAGATCGATTGCAAACGCCGCCTACTCGTTTGTCGTTAGCTTTTTGTAGAGGTGAACTACCTGGGTATTTGGAGTGTAACTTCAATCTCATTGATGCGAGAGATGTGGCGGCAGGCATGATCCTGGCGATGAAGAAGGGAAGAACAGGAATTCGTTATCTACTGGGAGGAGAGAATCTTCGTCTTTCGGATTGGTTAAATATTCTGAGTGAGGAAACAAAACAACCTTTACCGCGTTGGAAAGTTCCTTATTCACTTGCTTTGCTTGTGGGTTGGTTCAGTGAACTGTGGGCAGACCATGTGAGTGGAAAAATTCCGATAGCTACGGTAACTGGGGTACGTCTAACCCGTCGTAATATGTTTTTTGATTCCTCTGCTAGCTCGAAAGAACTTGGATTGCATCCCCGTCCAATACGTGAAGCCGCGCGAGATGCCATAGCCTGGTACCGAGCGCAGGGTTGGCTCTAG
- the speA gene encoding biosynthetic arginine decarboxylase, giving the protein MISAAVTRPDWSCADSQALYAMEKWADGFYSVNERGHVSVRPIEGQALHIDVMDVIRAARSEGASLPMLIRFQDVINSRVRRLNEKFQMAIQDSGYEGTYRSIYPIKVNQLQEVVAEILEAGKEFSIGLECGSKAELLAVLPLIADETLLLCNGVKDCTMLTLMLNAQQLGQQVVPIIEKYSEFEQLMNLAEARQMKPRLGVRLKLNTKGSGRWFESGGASSKFGLTIPELVKLIQTLENREMAGQLELLHFHLGSQIADIQVLRSAVKEIMQIYADLMLRGLQIKYLDVGGGLGVNYGGDSDNPELSINYGLREYANVVVYTVKEICDERQVPMPNLLSESGRALVAHHSVLVVPVLGVHRPDSPPMSDFPAHLPATVLRMATVYNDAQSAVKSSVLLECYHDAQEIRRETEQMARLGYLSVEHMAQSDSLYWSICREVLHKLTATESAPVSAEQMELEKQLTDMYLGDFSVFHSIIDHWAIGQIFPVMPLHRLQEKPVRRGQLVDLTCDSDGKVSQYVSSSGTSDCLPLHDFRQDESYYLGIFLVGAYQEILGDAHNLFGRVDEVHVYAKAEEANGFWIEELLKGISVKEMLSQVQYFPNDLGRRMSEFIRRQINAGRVKPAEGTRILNNYTQRLGDTTYCDVGSSEPS; this is encoded by the coding sequence ATGATAAGTGCTGCAGTAACACGGCCTGACTGGTCCTGCGCCGATTCGCAGGCACTGTATGCTATGGAAAAGTGGGCAGATGGCTTTTATTCGGTGAATGAGCGTGGCCATGTCTCGGTTCGCCCTATAGAAGGCCAGGCACTGCACATAGATGTCATGGATGTAATTCGCGCAGCTCGCTCTGAAGGTGCTTCCCTGCCCATGCTGATTCGTTTTCAGGATGTGATCAATTCGCGCGTGCGGCGCCTAAATGAAAAGTTTCAGATGGCGATTCAGGACAGCGGCTACGAAGGAACCTATCGCAGTATTTATCCGATTAAAGTTAATCAGTTGCAGGAGGTGGTGGCGGAAATCCTGGAAGCCGGCAAAGAATTTAGTATTGGACTGGAATGTGGCTCCAAAGCCGAGTTGTTGGCCGTGCTGCCACTGATTGCCGATGAGACACTGTTGCTTTGCAATGGTGTCAAGGACTGCACAATGCTGACCCTAATGTTAAATGCACAGCAGCTTGGACAGCAAGTGGTGCCGATTATTGAAAAATATTCGGAGTTTGAGCAGCTGATGAATCTGGCCGAAGCACGCCAGATGAAACCGCGGTTAGGGGTGCGTTTGAAACTGAACACGAAGGGATCGGGGCGTTGGTTTGAGTCCGGCGGAGCCAGTTCCAAGTTTGGATTGACTATTCCAGAGCTGGTAAAACTGATACAAACACTGGAAAACCGGGAAATGGCGGGGCAGCTGGAATTGCTGCATTTCCATCTGGGGAGTCAAATTGCTGATATTCAGGTGCTGCGGAGTGCAGTCAAAGAAATCATGCAGATTTATGCGGATTTGATGTTGCGAGGCTTGCAGATCAAATATCTGGATGTCGGTGGCGGACTTGGGGTGAATTACGGGGGTGACTCTGACAATCCGGAATTATCCATTAATTACGGACTGCGTGAATATGCCAATGTGGTGGTGTATACGGTTAAAGAAATCTGTGATGAGCGACAGGTACCGATGCCGAATCTCTTGTCAGAAAGTGGCCGCGCCCTCGTTGCGCATCATTCCGTGCTGGTGGTACCTGTGTTGGGTGTGCATAGGCCGGATAGTCCGCCGATGTCTGATTTTCCGGCTCATCTGCCTGCCACGGTGTTACGCATGGCGACGGTATACAACGATGCACAATCTGCAGTGAAAAGCAGTGTATTGCTGGAATGCTATCACGATGCACAGGAAATCCGCCGGGAAACCGAGCAGATGGCGCGTTTGGGTTACCTGTCTGTTGAACATATGGCGCAATCGGACAGTTTGTACTGGAGTATTTGTCGCGAAGTGCTGCACAAGTTAACGGCGACTGAGTCGGCCCCGGTCTCGGCCGAGCAGATGGAGCTGGAAAAGCAGCTCACGGACATGTATCTGGGAGATTTCTCAGTTTTTCATTCAATTATCGACCACTGGGCCATCGGACAGATTTTCCCGGTGATGCCCCTGCATCGATTGCAGGAAAAACCTGTGCGGCGCGGTCAGTTGGTGGATCTGACTTGTGATTCGGATGGTAAGGTGAGTCAGTATGTGTCATCGTCCGGCACCAGTGATTGCCTGCCCCTGCATGATTTTCGTCAGGATGAATCCTACTATTTGGGTATTTTTCTCGTCGGAGCTTATCAGGAGATACTGGGGGACGCGCACAATCTATTCGGACGCGTGGATGAAGTGCACGTTTATGCAAAAGCAGAAGAAGCGAACGGTTTCTGGATAGAAGAATTGCTGAAGGGAATTAGTGTCAAGGAAATGCTGAGCCAAGTGCAATATTTCCCCAATGACCTGGGTCGGCGCATGTCGGAATTTATTCGCCGGCAGATAAACGCGGGGCGTGTCAAACCTGCAGAAGGAACACGAATTCTTAATAATTATACCCAGCGTCTGGGAGATACTACATATTGTGATGTCGGCTCCAGTGAACCGTCATAG
- the speB gene encoding agmatinase, whose product MHTWDNGFRGKPGQGMSHTLSFGGAASFFRVPYQTDLTGVDVAVIGVPMDIATTNRSGARLGPRAIRNASLSLAWERPWPWQTDAMTALRVIDYGDCEPVDGDLLSVSHIEKHIANIVTSGTAALVLGGDHFVAYPSLRAHAAAYGPISLIHFDAHTDTWPYSGNGINHGTMFHQAALEKIIEAASSTQIGIRTTNEDTMGFHIVSAADVHETSGRDIARQIRERVGNSPVYITFDIDCLDPAFAPGTGTPVPGGLSTFQALNIIRELKGINLVGMDVVEVAPAYDHAEITALAAAQIAIELLCLYAESHTQRKKSR is encoded by the coding sequence ATGCATACTTGGGATAATGGGTTTCGGGGTAAACCGGGACAGGGCATGTCGCATACCTTAAGTTTCGGGGGAGCAGCCAGTTTTTTTCGTGTGCCTTACCAAACAGATCTGACAGGGGTTGATGTGGCTGTAATCGGAGTACCGATGGACATTGCTACCACCAATCGGTCCGGTGCGCGACTGGGGCCTCGCGCCATCCGTAATGCGTCGTTGTCGCTGGCGTGGGAACGCCCGTGGCCATGGCAAACGGATGCGATGACTGCACTACGTGTGATTGATTACGGTGACTGCGAGCCCGTTGACGGGGATTTGTTGAGCGTGTCCCATATCGAAAAACATATCGCCAATATTGTCACCTCGGGGACAGCAGCGCTGGTACTCGGCGGAGATCATTTTGTCGCTTATCCTAGCTTGCGGGCTCATGCCGCCGCGTATGGTCCTATTAGTCTGATTCATTTTGATGCCCATACCGATACATGGCCTTACTCCGGCAATGGCATAAATCACGGCACCATGTTTCACCAGGCTGCGCTGGAAAAGATTATAGAAGCCGCATCGTCCACACAAATTGGTATCCGGACCACTAATGAAGACACGATGGGTTTCCATATTGTTTCCGCGGCAGATGTGCATGAGACGTCCGGTCGCGACATAGCTCGGCAAATACGTGAGCGGGTAGGAAATTCGCCTGTGTATATCACCTTTGACATAGATTGCCTGGATCCGGCTTTTGCACCTGGCACTGGCACGCCGGTACCGGGTGGATTATCAACCTTTCAGGCGTTGAACATTATTCGTGAACTCAAAGGCATCAATCTGGTGGGTATGGATGTTGTCGAGGTTGCACCCGCTTATGATCATGCTGAAATTACTGCACTTGCGGCCGCGCAGATCGCTATTGAGTTGTTATGTCTTTACGCTGAAAGTCACACACAGCGAAAAAAATCCCGATGA
- a CDS encoding DUF4112 domain-containing protein yields MDKAQIKQDKLNQLAWLMDSYFRIPGTQIRFGLDGLIGLIPGFGDALGAVISSHILTQAAQMGVPKSILLKMAFNIGFDAILGIVPVIGDVSDIVWKANQRNVQLLNDYLNQPEETVIHSRLFVGILGLLVFGLVAFIGLLGFLVIRWLWLSVQ; encoded by the coding sequence ATGGACAAAGCACAAATTAAACAAGATAAATTAAATCAATTAGCATGGTTAATGGATAGCTACTTTCGGATTCCAGGTACGCAGATACGTTTTGGTCTGGATGGTCTAATTGGATTGATCCCCGGATTCGGAGACGCGTTAGGAGCAGTTATCTCAAGTCACATCCTGACACAAGCAGCTCAGATGGGTGTTCCAAAGTCTATTCTTCTGAAAATGGCATTCAATATTGGATTTGATGCAATTCTGGGCATTGTTCCCGTCATTGGAGATGTATCAGATATCGTCTGGAAGGCCAATCAACGGAATGTCCAATTGCTAAATGATTACCTTAACCAACCGGAAGAAACTGTAATTCATAGTCGTTTATTTGTTGGGATCTTAGGTCTTTTAGTATTCGGTCTAGTGGCTTTTATTGGTTTATTAGGTTTTCTGGTGATACGTTGGCTTTGGTTATCAGTCCAATGA
- a CDS encoding PRC-barrel domain-containing protein, with amino-acid sequence MSYEDRDTYGMYKNTNESGPGPALMGADTLIGNDVHNHKGEDLGDIKEIMLDTKSGKVCYAVLSFGGFLTIGEKLFAVPWDALTLDTEHKCFVLNEEKDRLKAAPGFDKDNWPDMADETWAKSIHSYYGTESNTPETRI; translated from the coding sequence ATGAGCTACGAAGATCGCGATACCTACGGTATGTACAAAAACACTAACGAAAGTGGACCCGGACCTGCCCTTATGGGCGCAGACACCCTGATTGGAAATGATGTCCATAATCATAAAGGGGAAGATTTGGGTGACATCAAAGAAATTATGTTAGACACGAAAAGCGGGAAAGTATGCTACGCCGTGCTGTCCTTCGGTGGTTTCTTAACGATAGGGGAAAAACTTTTTGCAGTGCCGTGGGATGCGTTGACACTCGATACGGAGCACAAGTGTTTTGTATTAAATGAAGAGAAAGATCGACTCAAAGCAGCGCCAGGATTCGATAAGGATAACTGGCCCGATATGGCCGACGAAACATGGGCGAAAAGTATCCATTCCTATTATGGGACGGAATCAAACACGCCTGAAACGCGTATTTAA
- a CDS encoding DUF883 family protein, whose protein sequence is MASADEFSKEMDQLRKEFTTLRNELGSLMTSVKDQAGKQGEKVVDLAQGTGKAVRNQAKAAGKSIEKTIEERPLTSALVAFGSGFVIGMLLSNKR, encoded by the coding sequence ATGGCATCAGCAGATGAGTTTAGCAAAGAAATGGATCAACTCAGAAAGGAATTCACCACCCTTCGGAATGAACTAGGATCGTTGATGACGTCAGTGAAGGATCAGGCAGGCAAGCAAGGTGAGAAGGTTGTCGACTTGGCTCAAGGCACTGGAAAAGCTGTACGCAATCAGGCTAAGGCGGCCGGGAAAAGTATCGAGAAAACTATCGAAGAACGCCCGCTTACCAGCGCGCTTGTTGCCTTCGGCAGTGGTTTTGTGATTGGTATGCTACTGAGTAATAAACGCTAA
- a CDS encoding DUF3309 domain-containing protein, whose translation MSVGTILLIILILMLIGAIPTWPHSREWGYFPSGILGTVVLILLILLLMGRI comes from the coding sequence ATGTCGGTAGGAACAATACTTTTAATCATTCTGATTCTGATGCTAATTGGCGCGATTCCCACGTGGCCACATAGCAGGGAGTGGGGTTATTTCCCCAGCGGTATCCTTGGAACAGTGGTGCTGATCTTGCTCATTCTGTTGCTGATGGGCCGAATATAG
- a CDS encoding fatty acid desaturase — translation MQLGLFELPWWGYALVTLIMTHMTIASVTIFLHRHQAHHALTLHPIVSHCFRFWLWLTTGMITKEWVAIHRKHHAKCETVEDPHSPQIHGIGKVLFEGTKLYCIEAKNTATLDKYGHGTPDDWVERHVYSPHPALGIGIMLAIDLVLFGPVGFIVWGVQMLWIPLFAAGVINGVGHYYGYRNFSPNDTSTNILPWGILIGGEELHNNHHAYVTSAKLSSKWWEFDIGWMYIRILEMLGLATVCKVAPKVRFSLPKTPCDEGTLQAVITHRFDVLAKFAKYLKQPTISEIRNLRAQAIPGLQDAQALEAVRHWLQNDISKIAEKERVALDQALHSSQKLSTIYSMRQDLAALWSSSTTSKEQLVKQLENWCRRAEESDISALQEFSQKLRCYD, via the coding sequence ATGCAACTTGGCTTATTTGAACTTCCGTGGTGGGGTTATGCGTTGGTTACGCTAATCATGACACACATGACCATCGCTTCCGTGACGATTTTCCTCCACCGGCACCAGGCGCACCATGCGCTAACGCTGCATCCCATTGTGAGCCACTGCTTCCGCTTTTGGCTATGGCTTACCACCGGAATGATCACCAAAGAATGGGTAGCTATTCATCGGAAGCACCATGCCAAGTGCGAAACCGTCGAAGATCCGCACAGCCCGCAGATTCATGGCATCGGCAAAGTGTTGTTCGAAGGCACTAAGCTTTATTGTATCGAAGCTAAGAATACCGCAACGCTCGATAAATACGGCCATGGCACTCCCGATGACTGGGTCGAGCGCCATGTATACTCGCCGCATCCGGCACTGGGTATCGGCATCATGTTGGCGATTGATCTGGTGCTATTCGGTCCGGTCGGATTCATCGTATGGGGCGTGCAGATGCTGTGGATTCCACTCTTCGCCGCCGGCGTCATCAACGGTGTAGGGCACTATTACGGGTATCGCAATTTCTCACCGAATGACACTTCCACGAACATCCTGCCATGGGGCATTTTGATCGGCGGCGAAGAACTGCACAACAATCACCATGCCTACGTGACTTCCGCCAAGTTGTCCAGCAAATGGTGGGAATTTGATATCGGCTGGATGTACATTCGCATTCTGGAAATGCTGGGCTTGGCCACGGTATGTAAGGTGGCACCTAAGGTTCGCTTTAGTCTGCCTAAGACGCCCTGCGACGAGGGAACTTTGCAGGCCGTGATCACCCACCGCTTCGACGTGCTGGCCAAGTTTGCAAAATACCTGAAGCAGCCCACAATATCCGAGATTCGCAATCTGCGTGCGCAAGCTATTCCGGGTCTGCAAGATGCACAGGCCCTCGAGGCAGTCAGGCATTGGCTGCAAAATGATATCAGTAAGATAGCGGAAAAAGAACGGGTGGCCTTGGACCAGGCGCTCCATTCCAGTCAGAAACTAAGTACGATCTACTCAATGCGACAAGATCTGGCCGCCTTATGGAGCAGTTCCACGACCTCCAAAGAGCAGCTGGTAAAGCAACTGGAAAACTGGTGCCGGCGTGCCGAGGAGAGCGACATCAGTGCATTACAAGAATTCTCCCAAAAACTACGTTGTTACGACTAA
- a CDS encoding Crp/Fnr family transcriptional regulator, translating to MLTVHPHISHSFDVLSQNHLLATLPVDELERLQHHLELVPLPLGEVIYESGTKPRHVYFPTTAIISLLFVTEDGASAEISIVGNEGVIGVAIFMGGDSMPNMAVVQSAGYAYRLKAQLLLQEFDRSPALRHLFLRYTQALLTQMAQTAVCNRHHSIEQQLCRWLLLSFDRLPSDELIMTQELISNMLGVRREGITDAARKLQSAGLIEYHRGHITLLDRQGLEDNVCECYSVVKKEYDRLLPDRIAT from the coding sequence ATGCTTACAGTGCACCCGCATATTTCCCATAGCTTCGACGTCCTAAGCCAGAACCATCTTCTTGCAACCCTGCCTGTGGATGAATTGGAGCGGCTCCAACACCATCTGGAACTGGTGCCGCTCCCGCTCGGCGAAGTGATTTACGAGTCTGGCACCAAGCCGAGACACGTTTATTTCCCCACCACTGCGATCATATCCCTGCTTTTTGTTACGGAGGATGGCGCATCGGCTGAAATCTCGATAGTCGGCAATGAGGGAGTAATCGGGGTGGCCATCTTTATGGGCGGAGATAGCATGCCGAATATGGCTGTGGTGCAGAGCGCGGGCTACGCTTACCGGCTGAAAGCGCAACTGCTGCTGCAGGAATTCGATCGCTCCCCGGCTCTGCGGCACTTGTTTCTACGTTATACCCAGGCGCTTCTCACGCAAATGGCGCAAACGGCGGTATGCAATCGGCATCATTCGATCGAACAGCAACTCTGCCGCTGGTTGTTGTTAAGTTTCGATCGTTTGCCCTCAGACGAGTTGATCATGACGCAAGAATTGATCAGCAATATGCTCGGCGTTCGCCGCGAGGGCATCACTGATGCGGCCCGTAAATTACAAAGCGCCGGTCTGATCGAATACCACCGCGGCCACATTACGCTGCTGGATCGGCAGGGATTGGAGGATAATGTCTGCGAGTGTTACAGTGTAGTCAAGAAAGAATACGATCGCTTGCTGCCCGACCGGATCGCAACGTAA
- a CDS encoding ATP-binding cassette domain-containing protein: MSIAINVDRLNFSFGSGVLTQPVLKNATITIQQGEIVLITGPSGSGKTTFLTIIGGLRQAFHGSVIVLDQQLINSDEQAKIKIRKQIGYIFQQHNLLKSLTALQNVSMTLEMSNTMTEQQRLERSAEMLVAVGLGDRLDYKPDQLSAGQRQRVSIARALVGQPKIVLADEPTASLDKQSGYEAVSLLKRLAKESQTTILLVTHDYRILDIADRVVELEDGVIKKV, translated from the coding sequence ATGTCAATCGCTATCAATGTCGATCGCCTGAATTTTAGCTTTGGAAGCGGGGTGTTAACGCAACCCGTTTTAAAGAATGCCACCATTACGATTCAGCAAGGTGAGATCGTGCTGATAACCGGACCTTCCGGTTCCGGCAAAACAACTTTCCTGACTATTATCGGCGGCCTGCGTCAGGCTTTCCACGGCAGCGTTATCGTGCTTGATCAACAACTGATTAACAGTGATGAACAAGCTAAAATCAAAATCAGAAAGCAAATTGGGTATATTTTCCAGCAACATAATTTGCTTAAATCGCTTACCGCATTGCAGAACGTTAGCATGACATTAGAAATGAGCAACACGATGACTGAGCAGCAGAGACTCGAACGTTCGGCAGAAATGCTCGTTGCTGTGGGTTTAGGTGACCGGCTCGATTACAAACCGGATCAACTATCGGCTGGGCAGCGCCAGCGTGTTTCCATTGCCCGTGCTTTGGTCGGGCAACCTAAAATCGTCTTGGCTGATGAACCGACTGCCTCGTTGGATAAACAAAGCGGTTACGAAGCGGTCAGTCTTCTGAAACGATTAGCCAAAGAATCGCAAACCACCATTCTTCTGGTCACGCATGACTACCGCATTCTGGACATTGCGGACCGGGTTGTGGAACTGGAAGATGGGGTGATCAAGAAAGTATGA